The Sinomicrobium kalidii genome contains a region encoding:
- a CDS encoding SusC/RagA family TonB-linked outer membrane protein, producing the protein MTKAKYRQVLLSRLSVIAFLITGFTVSGQDKNVSGTVTTSEDGQPLPGVNVIVKGTNNGVQTDFDGNYALDNISGSETLVFSYLGFKTREIPVDDRSTIDVVLEPGQETLDEVVVIGYGAVRKSDLTGAVSSVKAEELNPGANASVEQALQGRVAGVQISQKSNEPGGGLSVNIRGAGSINAGTEPLYVIDGVIVNNGAVAATGGQGFTANSTPRNPLNTLNPADIASIEVLKDASSTAIYGSRGSNGVVLITTKKGKTGKLRVNYDFYYGMQEAARTLDLLGPTEYQTVLNGIIDDGGGDPEQRIEQIEDGGTDWLDQVLQVAPTQNHNLSFSGATQNVNYYASLNYFSQEGLVKGSGIERYNIRLNLNSNSPEKYKYGINMNASFIGDDFASTGTGINENGGALYAAINYDPTIQPYNEDGSYRLSDFITIDNPLSILHGENATGETFRFYGNTFFEYFLIPSLSAKMQLGGDTQHVRRDIFIQPYTLNGAGTGGIASIQTGRKDYVSIEGTLNYNKDFGGDNLAAMLGATYEYFQTKSFSGNARGFALPDLGTNAIGSGDPELNNLGSGRNQARFISYLARVNYSLNDKYLFTASIRADGSSRFGDNNKFGYFPSGAVAWKMHNEGFLNDTEWISQLKLRGSVGSTGNANIGNSLTFQTFSAGGDLLFGDDFYNTIYPTRIANPDLTWEKAVQYDFGLDFGFLDHRISGSIDYFNKKTTDLLLIVPQALNTGFAGQTQNLGGVRNQGVEFAVNLDVFRKDNFSWELSGNLATLDNEVLDIGDRGDIIRGGQSQIPDFSIVTPGQTLDSYYGFIVDGVWQEGDNFSVTEPQVQPGDIKYRDVNGDGMINADDRVILGNSIPDLTWGLTSNLKLHNFTLDIVMQGVEGVERLNGNLINTYSPNNFRRNRIAEPLLNRWTPDNPTNTYPSFVNPTSQGGANALINSKTVEDASYWRLQSVRLGYQFSEETLGFINNLSIYVTGQNLLTVTDYSGVDPAANASGRNTTALDFNAYPVPRTYLIGLNIEF; encoded by the coding sequence ATGACAAAAGCTAAATATCGGCAGGTACTCCTTTCCCGTTTGTCAGTCATCGCTTTCCTGATTACGGGCTTTACGGTGAGCGGACAGGACAAAAACGTCTCGGGGACCGTAACCACGTCTGAAGACGGACAGCCCCTGCCCGGTGTAAATGTTATTGTAAAAGGCACCAATAACGGCGTACAAACCGATTTTGACGGAAATTATGCCCTTGACAACATATCCGGTAGTGAAACACTGGTGTTCAGCTACCTGGGCTTTAAGACCCGGGAAATACCTGTTGACGATCGTTCCACTATAGATGTAGTACTGGAACCGGGCCAGGAAACACTGGACGAGGTGGTCGTCATAGGTTATGGCGCGGTCAGGAAAAGCGACCTCACCGGTGCTGTTTCATCCGTAAAAGCGGAAGAATTGAACCCCGGAGCCAACGCATCGGTTGAACAGGCGCTCCAGGGACGGGTTGCGGGAGTTCAGATCAGTCAGAAAAGCAACGAACCCGGCGGGGGTTTAAGCGTAAACATCCGCGGTGCCGGTTCCATCAATGCGGGAACCGAACCGCTGTATGTCATCGACGGGGTTATTGTAAATAACGGTGCTGTAGCCGCAACCGGAGGCCAGGGTTTTACCGCAAATTCCACGCCCCGTAACCCCCTGAATACCCTCAACCCGGCAGATATTGCATCCATTGAAGTCCTCAAAGATGCTTCCAGTACCGCGATCTACGGGTCCCGGGGCTCTAACGGGGTGGTTTTGATCACAACCAAAAAAGGTAAAACCGGAAAGCTCCGGGTCAATTACGATTTTTATTACGGCATGCAGGAAGCCGCTCGGACACTGGACCTCTTGGGTCCGACGGAATACCAGACCGTTCTCAACGGAATTATCGACGATGGAGGCGGTGATCCGGAACAAAGGATCGAACAGATCGAAGACGGGGGAACCGACTGGCTGGACCAGGTTCTTCAGGTGGCCCCTACTCAAAATCACAACCTGTCCTTTTCCGGGGCCACCCAAAACGTGAACTATTACGCTTCGCTCAATTATTTCAGTCAGGAAGGCCTGGTCAAGGGTTCCGGGATCGAACGCTATAATATCCGCCTGAACCTGAATTCCAACTCCCCCGAGAAATACAAATACGGGATCAATATGAATGCTTCTTTCATAGGCGACGATTTTGCATCTACCGGAACCGGGATCAATGAGAACGGGGGCGCCCTTTATGCCGCCATAAATTACGATCCCACCATACAGCCTTATAACGAGGACGGCTCTTACCGCCTTTCGGATTTTATTACCATAGACAATCCCTTGTCCATACTCCACGGTGAAAATGCAACAGGCGAGACCTTCAGGTTTTACGGAAACACCTTTTTCGAATATTTCCTGATACCATCCCTGTCGGCCAAAATGCAGTTAGGGGGTGATACGCAACACGTACGAAGGGATATTTTTATCCAGCCTTATACGCTGAACGGGGCAGGGACCGGTGGAATTGCAAGCATTCAAACGGGTAGAAAAGACTATGTTTCCATCGAGGGAACGCTGAATTACAACAAAGATTTCGGCGGTGATAACCTGGCAGCAATGCTGGGAGCTACTTATGAATATTTTCAGACCAAGTCATTTTCAGGCAATGCCCGGGGATTTGCCCTGCCCGACCTGGGGACCAATGCCATCGGTTCGGGAGACCCGGAACTCAACAACTTGGGAAGCGGAAGGAACCAGGCACGGTTTATTTCCTACCTGGCCCGGGTGAACTATTCGCTTAACGACAAATACCTGTTTACCGCATCGATCAGGGCCGACGGGTCGTCGAGGTTCGGGGACAATAACAAATTCGGTTATTTCCCTTCGGGAGCGGTAGCCTGGAAAATGCACAACGAAGGTTTCCTGAACGACACAGAATGGATCAGTCAGCTGAAATTAAGGGGCAGTGTGGGAAGTACCGGGAATGCCAACATAGGCAACTCCCTGACATTCCAGACCTTTTCGGCCGGGGGCGACCTGCTTTTCGGCGATGATTTTTACAATACCATCTACCCCACCCGTATCGCAAACCCCGACCTGACCTGGGAAAAGGCAGTACAGTACGACTTCGGACTGGATTTCGGTTTCCTCGATCACAGGATCTCCGGTTCCATAGACTACTTTAACAAAAAGACCACCGATCTGCTTCTGATCGTCCCCCAGGCACTGAATACGGGTTTTGCGGGACAGACACAAAACCTGGGTGGGGTGCGTAACCAGGGGGTGGAATTCGCCGTAAACCTGGATGTTTTCAGAAAAGACAATTTCAGCTGGGAATTGTCCGGGAACCTGGCCACCCTCGACAATGAGGTGCTCGACATCGGGGACCGTGGCGACATCATCCGCGGGGGACAGTCGCAAATCCCGGATTTCAGCATTGTCACCCCGGGACAGACATTAGACAGCTATTACGGCTTTATCGTAGACGGTGTCTGGCAGGAAGGTGATAATTTCAGCGTTACCGAACCCCAGGTACAACCCGGAGACATCAAATACCGGGACGTCAATGGCGACGGTATGATCAATGCCGACGACAGGGTGATCCTCGGAAATTCCATTCCCGATCTCACATGGGGCCTGACCAGCAATCTGAAGCTGCATAATTTTACACTGGATATCGTCATGCAGGGCGTTGAAGGCGTAGAAAGGTTAAACGGTAACCTCATCAACACCTATTCTCCCAATAATTTCCGCAGAAACCGTATCGCCGAACCCCTGCTGAACAGATGGACGCCGGACAACCCTACGAATACATATCCGTCTTTCGTCAATCCCACATCCCAGGGCGGGGCAAACGCCCTTATAAACAGTAAGACTGTAGAGGACGCTTCTTACTGGAGACTGCAATCCGTCAGATTGGGATACCAATTCTCCGAGGAAACCCTGGGGTTTATCAATAATTTATCGATCTACGTAACAGGTCAGAACCTGCTGACGGTTACCGATTACAGCGGTGTGGACCCGGCTGCAAATGCAAGCGGAAGGAATACCACAGCCCTGGACTTTAACGCCTATCCGGTACCCAGAACATACCTGATAGGACTTAACATCGAATTTTAA
- a CDS encoding RagB/SusD family nutrient uptake outer membrane protein, protein MKITSIKNISTWLVLCILFTSCESELDMPPVDEFSPDNVVQSQEGLEALLFSAYQFDNIGQGVKDEILINEVTTDIGYVSIGAVEREMTPFLNFNWDASDPKFEQVLWTPRYRAIRDANTVLENIENSPVSEETKALITAEARYLRAAQYAYLYRYFGVVPLRTTTDLETQPQELPLPSEEEFLAFVETELREATTNLLPPSEQTQRGRATKGHSLAVLAKFLLQTRQWTKVAEVTKMIMDLNYYELYPDYRATFFVANEGNREIIVTWSLTNEQGFGNNYQNGAFPPGFMEAEAIPEFTWTSSMANWATQFSIRDGFYDAFDADDDRKQTIIESYTNLGGNTVNLRNTVDNTRSLKYFDNDQVGNFSGSDHPYIRYADILLARAEALNQLNGPTREAVDLVNTVRTRSVDDPYTLAEVGSKDSFNDIILQERGWEFFSEGKRREDLVRHGKLIEYARQRGINAQEFQHYFPYPQAELNANPALEQRNGY, encoded by the coding sequence ATGAAAATCACAAGCATAAAAAATATTTCGACATGGTTGGTGCTTTGCATCCTTTTCACTTCCTGTGAATCTGAACTGGACATGCCTCCGGTAGATGAATTTTCCCCAGACAATGTGGTGCAATCACAGGAAGGTCTGGAAGCACTGCTGTTTTCTGCTTACCAATTCGATAATATCGGGCAGGGCGTAAAAGATGAAATCCTGATTAATGAAGTCACCACCGATATCGGTTATGTAAGCATAGGTGCCGTAGAACGGGAAATGACCCCCTTCCTGAACTTCAACTGGGATGCTTCGGACCCCAAGTTCGAACAGGTATTATGGACACCCCGGTACCGCGCCATAAGAGATGCGAACACCGTGCTGGAGAATATTGAAAATTCACCGGTCAGCGAAGAGACCAAAGCACTTATTACTGCGGAAGCCCGCTACCTGAGAGCAGCACAGTACGCCTATTTATACAGGTATTTCGGTGTAGTTCCGCTAAGAACGACCACCGATCTCGAAACCCAGCCGCAGGAATTGCCCCTGCCTTCGGAAGAAGAATTCCTCGCATTCGTGGAAACCGAATTAAGGGAAGCCACCACTAACCTTTTACCACCTTCCGAACAGACCCAGAGAGGCCGTGCCACCAAAGGGCATTCCCTGGCCGTACTGGCCAAATTTCTGCTGCAAACCAGGCAATGGACCAAAGTGGCTGAAGTTACAAAAATGATCATGGATCTCAATTACTACGAGCTATACCCGGATTACAGGGCCACCTTTTTTGTAGCGAACGAAGGGAACAGGGAAATCATAGTTACATGGTCCCTGACCAACGAGCAGGGATTCGGCAACAATTATCAGAACGGAGCCTTTCCCCCCGGCTTTATGGAAGCCGAAGCCATCCCTGAATTTACCTGGACATCGTCCATGGCCAACTGGGCCACCCAATTCAGCATCAGGGACGGTTTTTACGACGCATTCGACGCTGATGACGACAGGAAACAAACCATCATTGAAAGTTACACCAACCTCGGCGGAAACACGGTAAACCTGAGAAACACCGTAGATAATACCAGGAGCTTAAAATATTTTGACAATGACCAGGTAGGGAATTTTTCCGGCTCCGACCATCCCTACATAAGATATGCGGATATTCTTCTTGCCCGGGCAGAAGCCCTAAACCAGCTGAACGGTCCCACCCGGGAAGCCGTAGACCTGGTGAACACGGTCAGAACCCGGTCTGTTGACGATCCGTATACCCTGGCCGAAGTAGGGAGCAAAGACAGTTTTAACGATATCATTTTACAGGAACGGGGTTGGGAGTTTTTCTCCGAAGGCAAGCGCCGGGAAGACCTGGTACGCCATGGCAAATTAATAGAATACGCCCGGCAAAGAGGGATTAATGCCCAGGAATTCCAGCACTACTTCCCGTATCCGCAGGCCGAGCTGAACGCAAACCCGGCATTAGAACAACGCAATGGATATTAA
- a CDS encoding glycoside hydrolase family 2 protein gives MKKIVLALLFLPFLCMAQKEEDVLKFSLQTPWTGDVNPENVWDEYPRPQMKRDNWKNLNGLWKYAILPVSEEFPTRFQGEILVPFAVESELSRVKKLVGKDNNLWYQTNFTVPEHSKNEKIHLNFGAVDWEATVFINGKKAGEHRGGFTPFSLDITRYLKEGRQTLTVKVWDPTDAGTQPRGKQVADPKGIWYTPVTGIWQTVWLEKTAADHIRTVKNTPFIDDALLKSELTFSDLSHEVILKIKALSDGKEIASASRELKRGQQQAAFQLKIPDQILWSPENPHLYNLEIQLLKNGEIIDEVSSYFGMRKISLGKDKNGYTRILLNNKPLFQFGLLDQGWWPDGLYTAPSVEAMMYDVEMTEKWGFNMLRKHVKVEPAVYYYECDKMGMLIWQDMPNGNYFKDLRIQAWEEKDAQRTGGSARQFEKELKEMMDYFHTFPSIVVWVPFNEGWGQYDTERVTKWVENYDPSRLTDSPSGWTDRGVGDIIDVHLYPGPGMEFPEEKRAAVIGEFGGIGWAVNDHIWWNKKNWGYLTLKGQKEYKERFTALMRDLTGLKSFGLSAAIYTQTTDVEGEVNGLMTYDRKVLKLPPEETRPLIAPLYKKPGRFRTIIPDSEHTPNAWKAAYDVNPDWTGDLKQTKGWQEQKAPFSSYNNYFLPDGTAWKTRKDLCLFKTFDLDRVPEEIILRYYLDKASMKVYLNGQPVTSEKHEGGRKRHYRNQLIANARKYLKRGKNTMAIRVQPQNENHAFDLGLYRAEIKDEKEF, from the coding sequence ATGAAAAAAATTGTATTAGCACTGCTTTTCCTTCCCTTCCTGTGTATGGCACAGAAAGAAGAAGATGTACTCAAATTCTCACTTCAAACTCCATGGACCGGGGATGTCAACCCGGAAAACGTCTGGGACGAATATCCCCGACCCCAGATGAAAAGGGACAACTGGAAAAACCTCAACGGATTGTGGAAATACGCCATCCTACCTGTTTCCGAAGAATTTCCGACACGGTTTCAGGGTGAAATACTGGTGCCCTTTGCCGTTGAGTCGGAGTTGAGCCGGGTCAAAAAACTGGTTGGTAAGGATAACAATCTCTGGTATCAGACCAACTTTACGGTTCCCGAACATTCGAAAAACGAGAAGATACATTTAAATTTCGGTGCCGTTGACTGGGAGGCGACAGTATTCATTAACGGAAAGAAAGCGGGTGAACACCGCGGTGGCTTCACCCCGTTCAGCCTGGATATCACCCGCTATCTGAAAGAAGGCAGGCAGACCCTCACCGTAAAAGTATGGGACCCTACGGATGCAGGTACGCAACCCAGGGGGAAACAGGTGGCCGATCCTAAGGGAATATGGTATACGCCCGTTACCGGAATATGGCAGACCGTATGGCTCGAAAAAACGGCAGCAGATCATATCAGGACCGTCAAAAACACCCCTTTTATAGATGATGCCCTGCTTAAATCGGAGCTCACTTTCAGCGACCTTTCGCATGAAGTCATCCTGAAAATCAAGGCTTTAAGCGACGGAAAAGAAATAGCCTCAGCAAGCCGCGAACTAAAACGGGGGCAGCAACAGGCTGCTTTTCAATTAAAGATCCCGGACCAAATCCTTTGGAGCCCGGAAAACCCTCACTTGTATAACCTTGAAATACAGCTCCTTAAAAACGGGGAGATCATCGACGAGGTCTCCAGCTATTTCGGAATGAGAAAGATCAGCCTGGGGAAGGACAAAAACGGTTATACCCGCATCCTGTTGAACAATAAGCCCCTTTTCCAGTTCGGTTTGCTGGATCAGGGCTGGTGGCCCGACGGATTGTACACGGCCCCTTCCGTGGAAGCCATGATGTACGATGTTGAAATGACCGAAAAATGGGGCTTTAACATGCTTCGCAAACACGTAAAAGTAGAACCCGCGGTGTATTACTACGAATGCGACAAGATGGGAATGCTGATCTGGCAGGACATGCCCAACGGCAACTATTTTAAAGACCTCCGCATCCAGGCCTGGGAAGAAAAAGATGCCCAAAGGACCGGAGGATCCGCCCGGCAGTTCGAAAAGGAGCTGAAAGAAATGATGGACTACTTTCACACTTTCCCCTCCATCGTAGTCTGGGTACCGTTCAATGAAGGCTGGGGACAATACGACACCGAAAGAGTGACCAAATGGGTAGAAAACTACGATCCCAGCCGTTTAACAGATTCTCCGAGCGGATGGACAGACCGCGGAGTCGGCGATATCATAGATGTGCATTTGTACCCTGGTCCCGGAATGGAATTTCCCGAAGAAAAGAGGGCGGCCGTCATTGGAGAATTCGGGGGTATAGGCTGGGCCGTCAACGATCATATCTGGTGGAACAAGAAAAACTGGGGATACCTTACACTCAAGGGCCAGAAAGAATATAAAGAACGGTTCACAGCATTGATGCGGGACCTTACGGGACTAAAAAGTTTCGGGCTTTCGGCAGCCATCTACACCCAGACCACAGATGTCGAAGGTGAAGTAAACGGACTGATGACCTATGATAGAAAAGTTCTCAAACTCCCCCCCGAAGAAACCCGGCCCCTGATAGCTCCCCTTTACAAAAAACCGGGCAGGTTCAGGACCATCATCCCGGATTCCGAACATACACCGAACGCCTGGAAGGCAGCTTATGATGTCAATCCGGACTGGACCGGCGATCTCAAACAAACCAAAGGATGGCAGGAGCAGAAGGCGCCTTTCAGTTCGTACAACAACTACTTTTTACCGGACGGAACGGCATGGAAGACCCGGAAAGACCTGTGCCTTTTCAAGACATTTGATCTCGACCGCGTTCCCGAAGAGATCATACTTCGATATTATTTGGACAAGGCCAGCATGAAGGTCTATCTGAACGGGCAACCCGTCACCTCGGAAAAACACGAGGGAGGACGAAAAAGACACTACCGGAACCAGCTTATTGCCAACGCACGGAAATATCTGAAAAGAGGAAAAAACACCATGGCCATACGTGTTCAGCCCCAAAACGAGAACCACGCATTTGACCTGGGCCTGTATAGGGCAGAAATAAAGGATGAAAAGGAATTTTAA
- a CDS encoding arylsulfatase, producing MNKKKNTSAKKPGTGRRPGKIMITVFFLGFLGILTGFSQETPARPNIIIIMADDLGFSDLGCYGGEIHTPNLDRLAHEGIRMNTFYNTSRCCPSRAAMLTGLYPHDAGIGRMTKDMGLPGYQGTLDKNTVTIAEVLKKAGYHTGMVGKWHVSETTEQTTPEKQLKWLSHQENYGTFSDTATYPTARGFEKYYGNIWGVVDYYDPFSLVNGKAQVKSVPEDYYHTTAIGDTAVAYVEEFSKDRQPFFLYVAHTAPHWPLQAPEDVIKKYEKTYEKGWRHIRQDRYKKLIDKGIIRSSTRLPDFMFPKKDWKRNNDTVWDIRAMATHAAMIDILDQTVGKLVDKLAETGELDNTVIFFLSDNGASAERPSKYGPGFDRPGSTRDGRTIAFPVRKEVLPGPQTVTSGIGPVWAHVSNTPFRYWKSRVYEGGITTPFIAHWPSQFKKRTGKIIDHAAHITDLMATCVDLAQTSYPQKFDGKTIKPTVGHSMLPILLGNRKADSQDEYFWEHFGSAALRKGQWKAVKLNEEASWELYNLETDRTETNNVAEKFPRKLGELTDRWNVLARKYNVYPTPNN from the coding sequence ATGAATAAAAAGAAAAATACTTCCGCAAAAAAACCGGGAACAGGGAGAAGACCGGGAAAAATAATGATCACTGTATTCTTTTTAGGTTTCCTGGGCATCCTCACCGGATTTTCACAGGAAACACCGGCCAGGCCGAACATCATTATTATCATGGCCGACGACCTTGGTTTTTCCGATCTGGGATGTTACGGCGGGGAAATACATACCCCGAACCTGGACCGGCTTGCCCATGAAGGAATTAGAATGAATACATTTTACAATACATCCCGGTGTTGCCCCTCAAGGGCAGCGATGCTCACCGGGCTTTACCCCCATGATGCAGGTATCGGCAGGATGACCAAAGACATGGGACTGCCCGGGTATCAGGGTACCCTGGACAAAAATACGGTCACCATTGCGGAAGTGCTTAAAAAAGCGGGATACCATACGGGGATGGTAGGCAAATGGCATGTCTCCGAAACTACGGAACAAACTACGCCCGAAAAACAACTGAAATGGTTATCGCACCAGGAAAATTACGGGACCTTTTCAGATACGGCAACCTACCCTACGGCAAGAGGCTTTGAAAAATATTACGGGAACATCTGGGGTGTTGTAGATTATTACGACCCCTTTAGCCTGGTCAATGGGAAAGCGCAGGTAAAGAGTGTCCCGGAAGACTACTATCATACCACGGCCATCGGCGATACTGCCGTAGCCTATGTCGAAGAATTTTCGAAAGACCGACAGCCTTTTTTCCTTTATGTGGCCCACACCGCTCCGCACTGGCCTTTACAGGCTCCCGAAGACGTCATAAAAAAGTATGAAAAAACATACGAGAAAGGCTGGAGACACATCCGGCAGGACCGGTATAAAAAACTGATCGACAAGGGCATCATCCGTTCAAGTACCCGGCTTCCCGATTTCATGTTCCCCAAAAAGGACTGGAAACGGAATAATGACACTGTCTGGGACATCCGTGCCATGGCCACACACGCCGCCATGATCGATATTCTGGACCAGACCGTAGGAAAGCTGGTCGATAAACTTGCGGAAACGGGAGAACTGGATAATACCGTCATTTTCTTCCTTTCCGACAACGGAGCAAGTGCCGAAAGACCTTCGAAATACGGCCCCGGATTCGACAGGCCCGGGAGTACCCGCGACGGCAGGACCATAGCATTCCCCGTAAGGAAAGAGGTCCTTCCCGGCCCCCAAACCGTTACCTCGGGGATCGGACCGGTCTGGGCACACGTTTCCAATACGCCTTTCAGGTACTGGAAATCCCGGGTGTACGAAGGGGGTATCACCACGCCGTTCATAGCGCACTGGCCTTCGCAGTTTAAAAAGAGGACAGGAAAAATCATAGACCATGCCGCCCATATTACCGATCTTATGGCCACGTGCGTTGACCTTGCACAAACTTCTTATCCGCAAAAATTTGACGGCAAAACCATAAAACCCACCGTGGGCCACAGTATGCTCCCGATACTGCTGGGCAACCGCAAGGCCGACTCACAGGACGAATATTTCTGGGAACACTTTGGATCGGCCGCCCTGAGAAAAGGCCAGTGGAAAGCGGTCAAACTAAATGAAGAAGCGTCCTGGGAGCTCTATAACCTGGAGACAGACAGAACAGAAACCAATAATGTGGCCGAAAAGTTTCCGCGTAAGCTCGGGGAGCTGACCGACAGATGGAATGTCCTTGCCCGAAAATATAATGTTTATCCAACTCCGAATAATTAA